In the genome of Streptomyces sp. P3, the window CGCACCAGCGAGTGTGCGACGACATCCGGGGGAGTCCGGGCGGACATGGCTCTTCGGCGGCCGGGCCCTGCGGACGTTCCGACACCTCGAACGCGGCGTGGCGCGAGTCCTCGTGGTCGCCGTTCTTCCGCCACCGCGGTTGGCCGAGAATCCTCATGTCTGCCTCTCCGGAAGTGTTCTGGAAAGCCTGCGGGAAAACGTATTCCGCCCAGGGTGCCCAGCGGTTGTCAAGTGCGTCAAGGCTTTGAGCGGGCCGGCTCTGGTGGGCCGGTCTGACACGCGCGCCGTTGCTTCCGGCACCAGTCGGGGGGCAGGCCCGGGGTTCGGGCCTGCCCCGCTCACGGTCTTGCTCGCTGCTCAGCCGGTCAGGCCACCTTCACCAGCTTCCACCGCTGGTTGCTGCTGCCGTTGGTGAACCACTGGTCGATGGGGGTGTTGTCGGTGGTCCCGGCCTTGGACACGTCGGCCTTGGACCCGTTCGAACGGGACTCGATGGTGTACGTGCCGCTGCCGGCCGGGACGATCAGCCACTGCTGGGTGACGCTCCCGCTGGGGGTCCCCACCTGCAACTGAGTGCCGGGCCAGGTGGATGCCGCGCTGACGTCGAGGGCCTTGCCGCTGGTCACACCCGTGACGGTGAGGTAGCCACCGCTGGTGTAGGCCAGCTTCCACTGCTGGCTGCCGCTGTTCGCGTCGGTCTTCTGGACAACGGGCGTGCCGTCGCTGGTTCCACCGTTGTAGACGGTGAGCACCTTGCCGCTGCTGAGGCTGACGAGCTTGTAGGTGCCGGACAGGTCGCTGACCGGTTCGTGGGTGATGGAGAAGTTGGAGTATTCGACGGGGTAGTAGCCGGCCGTGCCCAGGCCGGCCAGGCCCGCGCCGTAGCTCGCGTCGGTGACCGTGCCGACGGTGTTTCCGTCGATCTTGGCCGTGATGGTGCTGTCCTGGAAGGTGAGGGCCAGCTTGTGCCAGGTACCCGTGCCGGGCGCGGTGACGGTACCGCTGGCGAGGGTGGTCCAGTTCCACGAGTTGTTGCCGGCGGTGTCGGTCTTCAGCAGCGACCAGGCTCCGGTGTCGGACAGGCGCAGGTGGTAGGCGTTCATTCCCCCGGCGCTGAACTTCGTCTGGGTGCCGACGCGGCCCAGAAGCTCTGCGGAGCTGCCGCTCTTCTCCAGCAGTACGTCGGAGCTGACCGTGTAGTTGCTCCAGCCGATGTCGCCCATGATGGTGTAGGGCTGGAGGGCGTTCGAGGCCGGATACCACCAGATGATCGGCTTCTGCGGTGCGGTCTGGCGCAGGCACTGGCCGGTGCGGCCCCCGGTGCAGGGGGCGGCTTGGAAGGCGCCGTTCATGGAGGCGAAGTACTTGGCCTCCTGCCCGGTGCTGTATCCGGCGAAGGAGTCCGAGTACGGCATGGAGAGTCGGTTGCGGGCGGGCGGGGTGGTCGTTCCGGAGCCCTGACCGGTGGTGGTGGTCACGGTGTAGAGGTGACCGGGGTCCAGGGTGAGGGTGTACGTGCCGTTGCCGGTGGTCAGGTCACTGTTCTGCACCATGCGCGGGGTGGCGCCGCCGGGCTGCGACAGGTCGGTGGACCACACGTGCAGTGCGCCGCCGGGCAGGCCGCCGGCGATGTTGAGGGTGACCGTCTGGGACGCGGTGGCGTCCATGGTCTCGAAGACGGTGCTCCAGGCGCTCTTGTCGGGTGCGGCGTAGCTGACGTAGCTGCCGTTGGTGCGGTCGCCGCCGAGGTATCCGGAGGCGGTGTCGAGGTACTTCCAGCCGGGCGAGGTGAACTGCGTGGTCTGGGCGATGGACCAGGCGGTGCGGGAGACGCTGTAGGCGCCGGACCACGGCTGGTTGGCGGTGACCAGGCCCTGGTCGTGGAAGTAGAGGT includes:
- a CDS encoding RICIN domain-containing protein, encoding MHNALSLPDRHIRRLAALAALLMALALLTGRAVSPAYASTDTAITVDGASGGRTFDGVGAISGGGGNSRLLFDYPATQRSQVLDYLFKPGYGAALQILKVEIGGDTNSTDGSEASFEHARGEIDCNAGYEWWMMEQAKARNPGIKLFALAWGAPGWIGNGSFYSTDGINYLIDWLGCAKQHGLTIDYIGGRNEKTYNAGFYEQLKSALAANGYTSTKLVGSDETNWNIATAMKTDSTLNNAVDIVGAHYPCTYASAMTTCSSTADAQSLGKQLWASENGSENAETGAAPVARAINRGYLDAKMSAYINWPMLAADYQNLYFHDQGLVTANQPWSGAYSVSRTAWSIAQTTQFTSPGWKYLDTASGYLGGDRTNGSYVSYAAPDKSAWSTVFETMDATASQTVTLNIAGGLPGGALHVWSTDLSQPGGATPRMVQNSDLTTGNGTYTLTLDPGHLYTVTTTTGQGSGTTTPPARNRLSMPYSDSFAGYSTGQEAKYFASMNGAFQAAPCTGGRTGQCLRQTAPQKPIIWWYPASNALQPYTIMGDIGWSNYTVSSDVLLEKSGSSAELLGRVGTQTKFSAGGMNAYHLRLSDTGAWSLLKTDTAGNNSWNWTTLASGTVTAPGTGTWHKLALTFQDSTITAKIDGNTVGTVTDASYGAGLAGLGTAGYYPVEYSNFSITHEPVSDLSGTYKLVSLSSGKVLTVYNGGTSDGTPVVQKTDANSGSQQWKLAYTSGGYLTVTGVTSGKALDVSAASTWPGTQLQVGTPSGSVTQQWLIVPAGSGTYTIESRSNGSKADVSKAGTTDNTPIDQWFTNGSSNQRWKLVKVA